The Coffea arabica cultivar ET-39 chromosome 6e, Coffea Arabica ET-39 HiFi, whole genome shotgun sequence genome contains the following window.
TAGACTGCCTTCTCTTTGTAGTCATGGAGACCAATTCGACCCCGTCCAAATTTTCCTCATGCTGCaaagctttaaaaaaaaaaaaaaactattacaAGAATTCAACCAGGAATTAGAAGAATTATTACGGCATACTTAATTGGCTACTAGGAAGAATCATGATTACTATTGCAACGAAAGAACGctggaaaaagcaaaaatgtatAATAACTGATGGTTGTTAGCCTATTTATTAGAAGTTAATCACCAGAACGTGTTTATCCTTCCTTGGAGCCATTTTGCCCTCAATTCATTAACCACCCAAAAAgtatttaaaggaaaaaaaaaagccaaaaaaatatTCACTACAAAGACAAGAAACGGatccagaaaagaaaaaaaaaagccatttGAAAAATATTACTCCATAGAACAAGAggtcaaaagaaaaaatcttcAATTTGTAAGGATGGATTTATAGTGCTGGCTTTAGCTTCAAACTTTTCCAGCCAAACCTGCATCCTCGCCCACCCTAACCCCAACCTCTCAAAACCCAAAAGAGAACAAAAGCAAAGAGACTGCCAGAATAACATCACAGATATCACATAGATAACGAGAATGCAACTGAATTCTTAGATTTCTGAATGCCCACCACAATTTACTACAGACCAGCAAATCAAATTTCTTCTTGATAGACTATTCGACACAACCTTTCGCAAAAAACAATCTTACCACCCCTTGGGCAGACAGGGGGCAGCCTCAAGGTGAGAGCACAACACCAACCACTCCAGAATTTGTTTAGATTCACATTTGGTCTTAAAGAACATTTTATATTTAACAAACTTCCTGACCTTGATGGCACTTCTGACCTGTAGGGAGAGGTAAATTAACAGACTGATCATTACTTCATAAAACTGTTGGCCAACCGTCAGGTAAGCCAATGGGTGCCTTAAATGCCAAAAGCACCATAACGTCTTAGAAATAATGTAGGGTCAAACACCCTGATCCGCATGCTACGTTGAGTCTAACTTATCACGTGGCATACTGAAGCGGTGCCAGAATCAAGTAATAATTGGAGGTTTTGAAATTCAGGTACTTAAAATATCTAAAGCCATTAGTTCAATTTTGTCCAGGTGATGACATGGATAGACCAGTAGATTATAGCAGGTACACAAAAGTTCACAAGGTCATGTCGTCGGCCTAGATTTCACGCTTAGGAGAATTAGCTTAACAATCTCCGCAAAGTGCAAATTAAAATGTTGGGGTTAATATGCAGGCTTTAGCTTCAAAGTACCCTAGAGAAGGAAATCAAACCCTTAAGTTTAAAATTCCCTAGTAGAACTTAATTCACACAGCTAATTAAAAGATATTCCTTTTTCATACAtgcaattttgtttcttattggaaaataatccaattaccTCTTTGGTGGCAAGGGGAAGAGCGTGCTTAGAACATCTATCTATCTCCGCCTCACAATCTGACTCCTGCAAGCAGCCTCTTGGTGAGAACAAAGCAGGAGAGTACTTCCAGCTTCCAATTCAGACATCATATTTGTGTTCCATCACCTTAATGGACTAACAACCCAACCAGTGATTGGATTTTTCCTGCGAATTCTAAGAGTCTTATGTGAACCACTTTGCAATCGTTCAATAATGGAATAAGTTAATGAGTCAGCTGTTAAACCCTGTTGTTTAAGTTTTGCATACAAATCCACTGCTTCTGCAGTTCTCCCACACCGCTCAAGACTATCAAGTAAGATATTGTATGTCACAATATTTGGAGAACAGCCTTCTGCGAGCATCTCATCAAACAACTGACAAGCCATCTCAATTTTATCCATCTTACCAAAGCACTCAATAATGGTGCTATATGTGATGACATCAGGATTCAAACCCTTCTCTTGCATCTCTCTCAATCTCACATGTGCTTCATCAACATTTCCATTCTTACCAAGACAATTTATTAACGAGTTGTAGGATATGATATCAGGTTGGCAATTGCTATcctcaagctcttcaaagattTTGACAGCTTCTTCAACTTGCCCAGCTCTGCCAAAGCTAGAGATCAGAATGTTGTAAGTGAATATATCCGGTGAAGGAccatcttttttcattttttcaaacagATCACTGATATGGGCAATCTGCTTTAATTTCCCTAGAGCAGATAGGACCATGTTATACATGAAGGTGTCTGTACTTATACCCTTTTCATGCATCCTGCTCAGCAAGTCAATTGCCTCTGTCATCTTCCCAGCACGGCACAAGTTCTCTAACATGGACATATAAGCATCCTTGTCTCCCCTATCATGGAAGCTCCACATGTTGCAAAACATTCTGTGGGCTTCACTTGCATGGCCTAGTTTGTTCAATGTTCTCACAAGATATGCGTAAATTGACTTGTTCATGTACTTGCGTGATATTTCCACCACCTCATCAAGTCTACCCAGCTGACCTGCTGCAGCTAAAGCATTTAAAATGACAGTATATGTGAATTCATTGGGCCGGCAATTGTTTTCTACCATCTTTGAGAATAGAAAGAGAGTCTTGTCAATCATCTGGCTCTTAGACAGTGCCTGCATCATAGTATTGTAAGCAATTAAATTTGGTGAACAACCCCGTGATAGCATTTCCTGAAATAAGCCCAGTGATTCATTTGATTTTCCCAAATTTCCAGTCATTCTTATCAAAATTGTGTATGTATACTCGTCAGGTTCACGGTGCTTTTGTTTCATGTCCTTGAAAACGTCATAAGCCTGGTCAACCTGCCAAGATGTTACATTATCAGAATAAAGACTTCTGAAGCCCATACCCATCTCAGACAgaaagagggagagggagatggGAGTGAGTTTGAAGTGTGCGTGTGTGCTTGATAGTCTCATCACAGAAAATTGTCCAATATAAAAGATTATAGGCAAAGAATTAGATGTTTTGCAAGTTTCTCCTACTGTTACCTTGTTATGATGATTGTTATTAACGACTTAACTGCTCAATTTACAACCTGTGACAGAACAAAAATTATCATTTCTTTGTGTCATATTTGATGATGCTCCTTTCTAAGAAGAGAGAACTTAATATTCCAGTTCTTACAAAACCTCCTGTCAAGGGTACCGATCTGAAATCCCTGCACTGTGGTAGTGGTATAAGACTAAGCTATAAATAAGGCCAAGCTTCTTACTTCACGCACAATGGACCCACGGTTGCATACATTTCAAGAAAACAGTTAAGCAAAGCTAAAGATGATAGTAGTAAAATTCAACAATGCCACTAAGAAAGATGACAGTACAATACCACGGCACCTAATTTGAATAAAAAGCAAGCTAAAAGCTCAAAAATTCAAAGAATATGAAAACAttagaataaagcgaaagaggCTTCAACATCAAACCTTTTCATCTTTTGCAAGAGCATCAAGAAGCATGTTATAAGCAAAAATATCCAACTTATATCCACGCCTCGTCATTTCTCTGTAAACTTCCAACGCCTTTTTCGAATCATTCAACCTCAAATACCCTTGCATGAGACATTTATACGTATAGCAATTCAAACTCAATTCCCATTTTTTAACTAACCCCAAACACTTCTCCAATTCATCAATTCCTCCATATTCTTGGCCGTCGCTGAAAATTCCGATCAATATATTAACGGTGGAGATGCTGCCACGTGTTGCGGATTGATCCATTTCGTTTAAAATATTCCGAACGAGGTCGAGGCGGTTGGGGAGATATGCCTTGGATAGAATCAGGAGAATTCTGTTGTAAGTAAAGGAGTTGTGGCGGAAATCAGGTATTTCGGAGGAGCAAAATTGGAAGAATTTTAGGGCTAAATTCGGTGATTTTAGGGATTTAAGGATTTCGGAGGCTTCGGAAGGAGTAATCATTACGTTTAGTGTTTCGAGGTAGTCAGAGAGATCCATGAAGAGATCatcggaggaggaggaggatgccGTGGAGGGTGGTGATTGGAGGATGCTGACGACTTTGCAGATGAGATCGCGGCGGGGGAGTGGATAGCCTCTCACGTCAGTTTGGAGGATAGGATTGTCGACTTCTACGGCAAATGAACGGCCGTTGTCGGTTTCTACTACTACTCTTCCGCTGTATTTGGTGGCGAACCCTCGGCGGTGGTGATTGCAGTGGTCCCGGCGGCTGAGAAAGTGGAGGCGGCGGAGGCCGAGCTGGAGCCTCATTTTCACGGTCAGCGACTTTAGTCAACGCCACAGTTATTCCAGTTCAAAAGCCGAGTTTAACTTTTTGGAGGGgagaaaatgggaaaattacTAAACTAGTCCCTCACCATAGTTCCATAATTTTAAGGCCAAAATTGAAACGaaattcattttcttctttgttaGACTAACTCACCATAGTCACACAAATTCAAACTCTACGTTCTTTCTTTATTTGCCATTTTTATTAAATCATATTGTGCAATGATTCACTAGTGCATCTCGATCATTTTTTACTGTGTTTGTAATTTGATCCCTATGCCTTCTTCTTCACCTTTTTGTGAAAAAGTGTACTTGTTGAAGTTTTATTATTAGAAGTTGGGTTTGGTTGCTTAAGAATTAGAAATAGGAAAAGAGGATGGTCGTGtgtatgtgtttttttttatttttatgaaaggACATGAACTTTATTCCCATTTTGTCCTTACAATTATAGGCACATAAAGATAGacatgcattttttttgttgaaaaactaaacaaaaatgagCTTTAGGACCAAATGCACAATTTGCTTATATCTGAAGGAttattttggttgattttgaatGTGAGGAAATAaactgtttttaaaaaaaagtgtgAGGGaccaaattaacaattttcTCAGGAGAATAAAGATAAACCCTATAAGCTTTTGTTCCGATGAAATTTTGTTAAATTCGTTAATTGCACTGAAATTCGATAATTTTTTCCGTAAAATTCGTTGATTACTTGGTCACGAACTTGCAATTTCAACAACATTATTACGTGTAtcaatttaaggaaaaaaggaatcgatttaaaatttttaaatgaagaaTATCCAATTCGGAAGTAATTCATaccaaaaaattgaaatttgggaGAGTAATAATCTAATATTTACACGTTTTACTTTCTATGTTTATCAGTTGTCCGtttctacaatacatttgagaGAAAGTTCGATTGACCCAAAAAGGAAATTAAACATGAAAAAGAAGAGTCTCTTTCAACCAAAagaaactaaacatgaacattGGGGTTGCCCCATTATAACTTATAATAATTAAACTTTTCGATGATGTGATTAAGTTAACCATTACATCATATCCTTCCTTAAACAAGTGACACAATGATGCCTTTCTTTGTTACGGAGTGAAAGATAAATATCACCTAAAACTTTTCGACAAAAATTTCATAAAAGAGGAATGAACCTTCGACAGTACACAGCAAATTCTCACTAGACTgaatgtactttttttttttttttttttgaaccacTGAAAAGAGACCAAATCCCTCTTTGGTTTGTAGATCGGTGGATCGAATTTCacctattttgaaaaaattcaaatggGATCTCAGAACACCTCTTTGATCTAGTAAAGTCTATATATCTGTTAGCTCCGAACGTACTGTAAAATATGATagattaaatttaaaaaaaaaaaaagacacataCTTTTCTGAGGCTATTCCCAAATCAACAAGAGGGGAATTAATTGATGTCCTTTTCGTTaaaattgcttcttttttttaagaTCGTGAGTAGTTTTAGGAGCTGTTACATGCATCTGTTTTCTATTTTAAAGCTTCAATATGATGGCATAACCAATGTACAAAATCTTGAACTTCAGGCACAAATGGAGGAAGGAACCAAAGCTTTAAGATAATGCTGCTATCAAGTGCCTTGGTGCGCTACTTCTTCGACAAATCAAACTATGGTGTAAACATCACTCCCAGGCCCAGCAATAATTCCCTACCAAATGGTGAGCGTGTTAAGTGGAACAATTTGGAAAGTCATCTTCAACTACCTCAGCAATCATGCCATCACCAGGCGAAAAAGTTCCATCTCTCGTCCCTAGCTCTTCTGAATACATCAGCCAGGGACCTGGCACGTAGGAACTACAATTTAAAGCATATGGGATTCGAATCAAAAAGTAGCAAGGACCATTTCTTTTAACTTCCGCCTCCCATTTGGGGAGGAGCAAATTAAGCTTTAATCTGACTAATCATGTTCAGCTGCCTGCTGCAGCAACAGCAACTTCGACAACCAACACGAACAGTTACTACATGGATAAGCTTGTTGCTCACCTTGTCAAGAACTGCTGGTGCGTGCCAACTGCCAAGCCAAGCATGATAGGGATGACAAGAATTTGTTCCATAGAGTTGTAGGCCGCTAACGGGTagcaaaaaaattttgtgcTTTGATGTGTGTGCAGCATTGGTGGGTGTTATTTATTAAATGCACTTGTCGCTACTTCCTGTTATATGTATCCTCTCTCTGAAAAATTATCCTGATTTCGCCACTGGGGAAGAGTAGCTTACAGATTCTTGAAATCAAAAActacaatcttttttttttttttccattagaTAGTTCTAAAATGCTATATATCCTAgccagtaaaaaaaaaaaaaaacaaaaggaagaataaGAAGATGTGTACACGTAGAAGAAAAAGTAGAATTTGGATGCAAAATGATTTGATAAGAGTAAGGTAATACCTTATCAACGTAGTAAGTCAGATTGCTTGTAATTAATTAGGTTCAATCAGATGAGTTGGTAGCAGACACCATGGGATCGTATTGGAGCCAATTAATTGCCGGCTAGCAGCTTAATTATAGGTCCTGGCCTGGACTCGGGACATATCCTTATTATTATGTCACGATGTGATAATTATATCATGATATTTAATAATTCGCCTCAATACTCAAAACTGATCATCATCCACAAAAATTGGTCCCTTAATTTTAATACGTATAACTAGTAGTATTAAATTGGTCCTCCCTCAATTTTAACACGTATAACTAGGATTAAATTGGCCGTAACAGTCTCATTATTAAAACCTCTAGCTATATCATCCCCATTATCCTTTCCAACCCCCATCCCCCAccgagaaaataaataaataaatttgtgaCGATGAAGGGATCATCTTCCCAAAAAGCATTGGCTAGGGAAGCCCCGCTAGTGTTTGTCAGGGCTTGACTGATTAAGCAAGCAAGTcaattttctcttccttttagTTCCTCCTTTCTGCCAATGTCGTTGCCCACAACTTGGTCATCCCCAGCTACTATATATTATTATGTTGCCAGAGAAAGTACAGTATAGTATCCTCATCCTGTTTGGGTTAATCAACTTTGGACCAAAGTTTCTTGAGGTAGTCGTTTCACgatgtcttttttcttttctataatTAATTAGTTCAACATTTTTAGGTTCTGTGTGAAAACGAAAGATGTGAATGTGAACTTGAGTACAAGTACACCAGAGAAGATGGGAAGATTGTGACATGCAATAGTTTGTAGATAGACGCTACAAATTTCACTTGCTAATTAAGATGGTTCATTCATAAACACTTGGTAGTATTAGACAAGAAGAAAGCTACAACGGGAATGCAGAAGAAATTCGTTGTCACATCTTTTTGCTACTTCTAATGGCTTATTATAAGTCAATTATAAGCCTTGGACTTCATGGTTCCTAAGGACTACAGTTTAGTGTAGTAATTGCAATCTTTGATCCACTTAGTGGATGGCCATAGGAGTGATTGCTGCAACCTTGACTCTGCAAAGGATATGCAAAGAACACAGCCAATTTGCTCAAACTTAACTGTTTATGAGAGCCCAGAAACGAAAGCAACGCCAGTAGAAGGAATCCATGAGGTTCCAGCAATAAAATTGCCAACAGTATATTTTTCAGCTTCATCTATTGCAATTACATGGTAGCCTGGCCATCTTACTCTCCCGGAAGTTCCAGCTCCAGGCCCCATGTTACCATACTCGGCAAAGTATAGTGTCCTGAGAGAGGAACTGGGAGCCCCTGGCCACTCAATCCAACCTCTGGATGTAATTGCACCATCAATTGTAGATTGCATCACCACTGCCCTGGAGTAGACTTTCCATGGCCGTCCCAGATATGAATTGAAGGAATTTTTAACTGGGGAAAAATCTGATCCCGGAATAATTCCGCAATTTTGCAGGGAGAAGCCGGTATTTTGTCCAGGGTCACTCCTTCCATTAGCCAGGATAACATTATAGGCTACTCTACTGCGTGGTCGACGCAGTACTAAATTACAGTTCTGAAAAACAGCAGCAGCATTTCCAAATATGAAATCAACCGTGCCGTAAATGTCACATTCCCTGTAGAATTGACGGAGGGATAGTGCATATAAAGTGTCCTGATAACCTGCAAGAGTACATCTGTATAAAACAGCACGGTCTGAAGCAATTAGTACCGCCACGGCTTGATCCCCATTAGGACCTGCTGTGTTCTGGAACCCAATATCCTTAGCAATGAAGCCATCGCCAGTAATTGCtgacaaaaaagaagaaagacatGATCAAAATTTTTACATTATATTTGCAAATAAGAATTTAGCAAGTCTTTCGCCAAATTCAATTATTGGTATTATCACTTAGACCGGACCTGGGTGAAAAATTAGAGCAttgcttttattttcttctacTGTATTATTTTTTCTTGGAAGGACCTTTGTTGGGAGGTGGACAGATGGTCTATTCAAAAGCAAGAAGTGACCAAGCTggccaaaagaaaaacaaaaagtgaCCAAGCTAATAAATATTGTCGGAACCGGAGCAAAaatttttgggaataaaaaattttctcttctctttATTTTCTGCCCTGAATTAATTTTGTTGGGACTAAATGTTATTCAGATCCTTTGAACGTTTTAGAACATATTCTTTTCTTAAATATTTAAACTCAGCCCGGATTAGGCAAATTATTCATGTCGGTGATGGGAGTAGAAAGTTCCAAATAGCCATACAAAGGTTCAGATGCAAAGTAGAGAGGATATATGACGATTATATTAAGCTATAAAAAGATACTGATCCCTTTTTCTAGAGGAGGAGAGAGACTGGATATGCCTGCACTTTTAACCGAGCTTATTAAAAAGTTAAAACAAAAT
Protein-coding sequences here:
- the LOC140009492 gene encoding pentatricopeptide repeat-containing protein At1g51965, mitochondrial-like — protein: MRLQLGLRRLHFLSRRDHCNHHRRGFATKYSGRVVVETDNGRSFAVEVDNPILQTDVRGYPLPRRDLICKVVSILQSPPSTASSSSSDDLFMDLSDYLETLNVMITPSEASEILKSLKSPNLALKFFQFCSSEIPDFRHNSFTYNRILLILSKAYLPNRLDLVRNILNEMDQSATRGSISTVNILIGIFSDGQEYGGIDELEKCLGLVKKWELSLNCYTYKCLMQGYLRLNDSKKALEVYREMTRRGYKLDIFAYNMLLDALAKDEKVDQAYDVFKDMKQKHREPDEYTYTILIRMTGNLGKSNESLGLFQEMLSRGCSPNLIAYNTMMQALSKSQMIDKTLFLFSKMVENNCRPNEFTYTVILNALAAAGQLGRLDEVVEISRKYMNKSIYAYLVRTLNKLGHASEAHRMFCNMWSFHDRGDKDAYMSMLENLCRAGKMTEAIDLLSRMHEKGISTDTFMYNMVLSALGKLKQIAHISDLFEKMKKDGPSPDIFTYNILISSFGRAGQVEEAVKIFEELEDSNCQPDIISYNSLINCLGKNGNVDEAHVRLREMQEKGLNPDVITYSTIIECFGKMDKIEMACQLFDEMLAEGCSPNIVTYNILLDSLERCGRTAEAVDLYAKLKQQGLTADSLTYSIIERLQSGSHKTLRIRRKNPITGWVVSPLR